In one window of Methanosarcina vacuolata Z-761 DNA:
- a CDS encoding DUF1699 family protein, with product MKIRVVSSREEIFTLNPNERVVHLAFRPSNKDIFALVETCPKIEVIQLPKSYRRTVSKSIEMFLEMQRIQLIEGDVWGHRKDINEYYSIPSSVIDKIRELKSEGTPAERIEEKVARESKLNPEMVAYILTKEASA from the coding sequence ATGAAGATTAGAGTAGTTAGTTCCAGAGAGGAAATATTCACTCTCAATCCTAATGAGCGTGTTGTTCATCTGGCCTTCAGACCTTCGAACAAAGACATTTTTGCACTCGTTGAAACCTGTCCGAAAATTGAGGTAATTCAGTTGCCCAAATCTTATAGGCGCACGGTTTCGAAATCTATAGAAATGTTCCTTGAGATGCAGAGGATCCAGCTTATCGAAGGTGATGTCTGGGGTCACAGGAAGGATATTAACGAATACTACAGTATTCCTTCTTCAGTCATTGACAAAATAAGGGAGCTAAAATCGGAGGGAACACCTGCTGAAAGAATCGAAGAAAAGGTCGCAAGGGAAAGCAAACTAAATCCTGAGATGGTTGCATATATCCTGACCAAGGAAGCTTCTGCCTGA